GGCCTCGACGGCGACCGCGAAGCCGAGGGCGACCGCCCCCAGCGCGACGATCGCGGCGACCAGGCGGGGCTCGAACGCCACCCGGACGGGGGCGCCGCTGGTGAAGGTCGACAGGCCGAGCACCGGGGTGAGCAGTAGCGGCAGCAGCGCCCCGACCAGCGCGCCGGTGAGCACCGCCACGCCGACCAACGGGCCCAGCTCCACCAGCAGCAGTCCCCGCCACTGCCGGCGGGACAGGCCCAGGGTGCGCAGCCGGGACAGCACCTGACCGCGGGCCCGGGCGCCGGCCAGCACCACGAACGCGATCGCCAGCAGACCCAGCACCGTCCCGCCGGCGGCGCCGGCGACGAAGCCGAAGACCAGAACGCCGTTCGCGCTGCCCTCGCCCAACTGCCGGCGGGTCTCCGCCCAGGTGCGGACCTCCACCTCGCGCGGCGGATCGCCCCCAGTGACAGTTCCACCCTTCTGGAAGCGGCGCTGGCCCTCGTTGCCCACCCCTCGCAGCTCCCCGACGTCGAGGTCGTCGCCGGCGACCAGGAAGCCGGTCGGCACGGCAGCAGTGTCCCGCCGGGGCAGAGACTGCCAGGGCAGGATGACGAACCGGCCGCTCTCCGCCCGGAGCATCGGGAAGCTGTCCGCCTGCTCGGCCACCCGGAACTCGTACCGCTGGCCCTGCACGGCCACGAACGCGGAGCGGTCCAGGCCGGCGGCAGCCAGATCGGCGGCCACGGCCGGGGAGACCACCGCGGGCAGCGGGCCCGGCTGCCCGCCGGGGGCGAGCAGCACCGCAGGCACGGTCACGCCGACTTCGGACTCCCGGACCACCCGGGCCATCGCCGGCCCGTCGACCAGCAGCACGTTGACCTCGCCGAGTCGGGCGTCCCTTCCGATCGCGTCCGATGCGAGGCGCTCACCCGCCTCCTGCAGCACCGGAGCGGCCGCTCGCACCCCGGGCAGCCGTTCCAGCTCGGCGCCGGTCTCCGGCGCGATCCGTTCTCCCCGGATCAACGCATCGGCGGGCACCTGCCGGCTGGCCGCCCCGTCTCGGCTCGTTTCGATGCCGGCCGCGACGACCGCGCAGAACGCCGCGGTCGCGATGGCCAGCACCACGACCACCAGCGGGGTGGTGACCATGGCGCGGCCGGCACGGGCGGTGCCCAGAAAGGCGACGCTGCCCCGGGCCCGGGCGGCGAGCCGGCTGAGCAGCCGCAGCGGCCACGGGTAGAGCCGTACGGCCAGCACAGCCGCGGCGACGGCGAGCAGCACCGGGACGGCGACGAGCAGCGGATCGATCTCGCCGAGAATGAGGCCGCGGCGGCGCAGCAGCACGACCGCGAGCCCGGCGAGCAGCAGCAGGCCCGCCTCCACGGTGATCCGTCGCGCGGAGGGGCGCAGCTTGATCAGGTCACGGCGCCCGGCGACTCCGGTCGGCGCGGCGAGCGTCGCCACCGGTAGCGCCAGCGTGGCCAGGATCGCCGCGACCAGCGCGGTCGCCGCGGTGTTCCCGGGCGCCCCCGGGGCCAAGTTTCCGAGGAGCCAGCCGAACGCCGCGGCGGGCAGCACCACGAGCAGCGACTCGGTGAGGCTGCGGCGGGCTCCGCTGGTGGCCGCGCCGCCCCGGGCACGCAGCAGGGTGAACTCGGTCCGGCGCCGGCGGACGGTCAGGCCGGTGGCCAGCACGACCAGCCCGGCCAGGGTCGCCAGTACGCCGGTCGCGATCACCGCGAGGACGGTGCGGGCGGCGGCCACCGCCGCCATGAACTCCCGTAGCGGAAGGTCGAGGCCCTGGACGAAGGTGAAGCCCTGCGCCCGCTGACCCATCCGCTGAAAGCTGTCGATGAGCCCGGGTACGTCACGAGCATCGATGCCGTCGGCGACCAACCGGTAGCGCCAACCGAACCGCAGGCCCCAGCCGAGGTCGGAGAGGCGGTCCATCGCCGCGCGGTCGACGACCCCGAGGGCGATGAACGGCTGACCGTCCTTCTGCGGCTCGACCACGCGCAGTATCGGGGGCAGGCCCTGCCAGATGCCGTCCGCGGGCTCGCGCGGCTCGAACACGCCCACCACGGAGATCGGTACGGGATCCGGGATGGCCTCCGCCATCTCCGGCGGGTAGGCCGCGCCGCCCTCAGCCGGTGGTGTCCTGGCGAGAGTCAGCCGGCTGCCGACCCGCAGGTTCAGCTTGCGGGCAACCTCGGCGGCCAGCGCCACCTGCACCGGCTGATCGGCCCGCGCCCCCGGGTCGGGCCAGCGCCCCTCGGTCAGGGTGCCGGCCTCCGCGATCCCCGGCATGTTCCGTAGACCGAGGTCGACCAGGAGGTTCTTCGCCGCCAGATCCGGGCCCCCGACGCGGCCGGGGTCGGTCTCCGCGGTGAACCACCGCTGGTCGACCAGCCTCCGCACGTCCGGCGGCATCTCGGCCTGCTTCCTCGGCAGGTCCGCCTCGAACGCGTCCATCAACGACGTGCCGTTTCCGGCGCTGAAGACCGGATCGGAGGTCGTGTACGTCAGGTCCCGCTTCTCGGCCGGTTGGCTGGCCAGCAACGTCCGCAGGCCCTGATCCGTGCGCCAGTTCACGACCCGTGGCATCCCGCTGATCAACAGCATGACGATCATCGTCAGCGCCGCGAGCAGCAGGAACCGTCCGCCGTACGCCCGGATCCGCCGGGCGGCCGCGCCGATGCTCATCTCGCCGCCTCCCCGCTCGTGGTCGTCGCTCTGCTCCACCCGGTCACCGGTCTCCCCCAATCCGCAGCTGCGCCGCCGCCACCCGCTGCCGGATGCCGAGGGCGATGAACGCGCTGAAGGCCAGCGCCGCCAGCAACAGGCCGAGCGCGGTCAGCCCGATCGGCGCCCAGGGCAGCACGAAGGCCGCCTCGGGCACCGGCCGGCTGGCCGACGGGGTGAGGATGACCAGCGGGGCCATCGTCACGCCCACTGCGGCGCCCAGCAGCAGCCCGACCCCGACCCCAAGCCCGGCCAGGAACGTCTGCTCGGCCAGCAGCGCCCGGGTCAGCAGCCGGGGGGCGGCGCCGAGCGTGTGCAGCACGGCGAACTCCCCCAATCGGTGCCGGGCCGTCGCCCAGACATCGACGATCAACCCGACGAGGGCCAGTAGCACCGCACCGAGCGCGGCGGCGAGCAGACCGGTGCGGGCGCCCCGCCAGTACGGGTCTTCTGCGGCGCGTTCGGCCAGCTCCCGCCGGTCCAGCACGGTGGCACCGTGGAGGTCCGCCGCCGCGCGGGCCGCCGCGGCGTGTCCACCGTCGTCGGTGCCCAGCCACCACTCCTGCACCGGCCGGACGGTGCCTCGGTCCCGGATCAGCCAGTCCGTCGCTGCGGGCAGGTCCAGCAGCACGCCCTCTCCGGTGGTGGCCGGCACCGCGGCCATCTCGCCGATCAGCATGACCGGCAGCGACACGCCGGAGAGCGAGAGGGTGACGGTGTCCCCGGTGCGCAGGCTCAGCGCCTCACGTACCCGGGGAGTCATCAGCGCCGGCACCGACCGGTTGTCGCCGGCCGGCACCACGACGAAGCGGGAGGATTCCTGGTACGCGAACTGGCCGCCGGGCAGGAAGGTGACCTCGTTCTCGGCCGACAACCCGGTGGCCGTCGCCGAGACGGTCAGCTTGCCGGTCGGTTCACCGTTGGTCGCCAGCCACCCGTCGCCGAGCCGCGCCGGTTGCGCCGCCCCGTCGGCCCCGACCAGTCGCAGGTCGGTCACCTCCAGCCGGTACGCCGTGCCCGCCACGTCACCGCCGTCGGCCTCGAATCCCGCCAGCCGCAGAGGCCCAGCCTCGGGCAGTTTCACGGTGAACGGCGCCGGTCGGCCGTCGCTGCCCGTGCTTGCGACCGGCAGCCGGAAGGCCAGCCCGTCCGCCCGGGTCAACAGCATCGACACGGCGATCTGGTGCGGCGACACGGCGTCGCGCACCGGGGTCCGGACGGTGCCGGTGATCGATCTGGTGTCGGCGGGCAGCTCGACCCCGGCCGGCGCGCTCCGCGCCCGGACCAGCCGGTCGAACAGCGCCGGCACCGGCTCGTCGGCCAGCCGATCGTCGAGCCGCACCACCTGCGCCGCAGCCGCCACGTCGAGGCTCACCACGGTGGCGGGCAGGTCGGAGCGGCCGACCCGGATCTCGTCCCGCCAGGCCGGCAGTGCCCGCTCCGCCCCCGGCAGCGCCCTGAGCTCCGCGGCCCGGCCGACCGGGGCGACTCCGTCGCGCTCGGTGAGCCGCAGGTCGGCGCCGACGGCGTGGTTTGCCTGGTCGACCAGGGAGCGCTCGCCCGTGGCGACCAGCGACCAGGCCAGGGTGCTGCCGCCGACGGCGAGGGCGAGCAGCAGCACCGGCCCGGCGTGCGGGCGGCGACCCGCCTGCCACATGCCGAAGATGGTCGCCGTCCACAACTTCCGGTCGACAAAGCGTTCGGCGAACCGGGTTGCGGGTGGGAGCAGCCGCAGCGCCACCACCGCGCCGGCGAGCACGCCGAGCGTCGGCGCGGCGACCAGCAGCGGGTCCACCCCGAGCCGTCCGGCGGCGCCGGTCACCGGCGAGGAATACTGCCGCAGCTGCGTCCAGGCCAGCACCGCGAACGCGACCAGCACCAGGTCGAGGCTGGCCCGCTGCAGGGTGGCGGACCGGTCCGGTCGGGACCGGGCCGCCAGGTCGGCCACGTACGTCCCGGCCCCGCGCAACGTCGGGGCAACCATCGCGACCAGACAGCCGGCGGCGGTGACCAACGCGGCCGCCCAGAGCAGCGTCGGGCTGCCGGCGGTGAGTGCGGGGCCGGTCGGATTGCCGCCCACGTGCCGCAACGCCTCACCGGCGAGCAGCGGCCCGAGCACGGCGGCCGGCAGGACGACGAGGGTTGCCTCCCGGGCGGCGAGGCCGGCCAACTGCCTGCGTGCGGCACCCCGCGCCCGCAGCAGGGCGGTCTGGTTCCGCCGGTCCTCGTGCAGCAGCGCGGCGACCAGCACCAGCGCGTACCCGCCGAGGACCACGATCAGCAGCACCGGGGTGGCCAGTGCGGAACGCCCCACCAGGTCGGCCCGGGCGATCCGGCTGAGCAGCCGGTCCATGGCGGTTACGACCTGGACGGAGGAGCCGAGCCCGGCCGCCTCGGGCACCTGAGTGACGGCGTCGGTGAACGCCTGCCGGACGTCGAGCAGCCGGCCGTTCCGCGCCGCCGCCGTGAGATCCGGCTCGACCACCCACCATGCGGAGACCGAACGCGGGAAGGTCGCGGCGAAGTCCGCCGCGTCCAGCACGAACGGCCCGTACGAGGTGTCGGACGTCGCTGCGGCGTCCGTCCCCACCCCGGGCGCCAACCGCCAGTACGGCTCGGCCGGGTCACGCGGCCGCCACGTCCCGACGAGCACCACCTCGCTGGCCCGCTCGGTGCTGCGGTCGAGCATCGGCACCCGCTCGCCGACGGTCATTCCCAGCGCGCCGGCGACCTTCTCCGGCAGTGTCACCTGCAGCGGCTTCGCCCCGGCCGACGGCCAGGCGCCGCTGGCGAGTTCGGCGTGCGCCGGCAGATCGTCCAGGGTTGCGAGGTTGGCGAAGATGGGGTCGTCGTCGGTCCGGACCCGGGGGCCAAGGTCGCCGGTCAGCTCCCGGCCACCGCCGTACCGGGCGCCGGTGACCGTGACCGGAGCACCGCCGAGACCAGCGGCGAATCCCGCGCGGAGCGCCCGGTCCCGGGCCGCCAGCTCGGCGGCGTCCTTGCCGCCGGAGCCGCTCACCAGGATGCTGCGCTCCTCCAAGGGGGCACCGGCGAGCAACGCCCGCTGACCGGCCTCCACCGCTCGGCGGTTGTAGTCGGAGAGACCGGTGACCAGCGCGACCGCCACCAGGGCCGCGACCGCGGCGGCGAGCAGCAGCCCGCGCGCCTCGACGGCCCGCCTCCACACCAGTTTCATTCCGACGCCTCCCGGGGCCCCCGACGGGCCGACGACCAGGAAGACCGGTCGGGGCGCCGGAAAGGTTCGCGCCCGTTACATGATCGTTAC
The window above is part of the Micromonospora inositola genome. Proteins encoded here:
- a CDS encoding FtsX-like permease family protein; this encodes MKLVWRRAVEARGLLLAAAVAALVAVALVTGLSDYNRRAVEAGQRALLAGAPLEERSILVSGSGGKDAAELAARDRALRAGFAAGLGGAPVTVTGARYGGGRELTGDLGPRVRTDDDPIFANLATLDDLPAHAELASGAWPSAGAKPLQVTLPEKVAGALGMTVGERVPMLDRSTERASEVVLVGTWRPRDPAEPYWRLAPGVGTDAAATSDTSYGPFVLDAADFAATFPRSVSAWWVVEPDLTAAARNGRLLDVRQAFTDAVTQVPEAAGLGSSVQVVTAMDRLLSRIARADLVGRSALATPVLLIVVLGGYALVLVAALLHEDRRNQTALLRARGAARRQLAGLAAREATLVVLPAAVLGPLLAGEALRHVGGNPTGPALTAGSPTLLWAAALVTAAGCLVAMVAPTLRGAGTYVADLAARSRPDRSATLQRASLDLVLVAFAVLAWTQLRQYSSPVTGAAGRLGVDPLLVAAPTLGVLAGAVVALRLLPPATRFAERFVDRKLWTATIFGMWQAGRRPHAGPVLLLALAVGGSTLAWSLVATGERSLVDQANHAVGADLRLTERDGVAPVGRAAELRALPGAERALPAWRDEIRVGRSDLPATVVSLDVAAAAQVVRLDDRLADEPVPALFDRLVRARSAPAGVELPADTRSITGTVRTPVRDAVSPHQIAVSMLLTRADGLAFRLPVASTGSDGRPAPFTVKLPEAGPLRLAGFEADGGDVAGTAYRLEVTDLRLVGADGAAQPARLGDGWLATNGEPTGKLTVSATATGLSAENEVTFLPGGQFAYQESSRFVVVPAGDNRSVPALMTPRVREALSLRTGDTVTLSLSGVSLPVMLIGEMAAVPATTGEGVLLDLPAATDWLIRDRGTVRPVQEWWLGTDDGGHAAAARAAADLHGATVLDRRELAERAAEDPYWRGARTGLLAAALGAVLLALVGLIVDVWATARHRLGEFAVLHTLGAAPRLLTRALLAEQTFLAGLGVGVGLLLGAAVGVTMAPLVILTPSASRPVPEAAFVLPWAPIGLTALGLLLAALAFSAFIALGIRQRVAAAQLRIGGDR
- a CDS encoding FtsX-like permease family protein, which encodes MEQSDDHERGGGEMSIGAAARRIRAYGGRFLLLAALTMIVMLLISGMPRVVNWRTDQGLRTLLASQPAEKRDLTYTTSDPVFSAGNGTSLMDAFEADLPRKQAEMPPDVRRLVDQRWFTAETDPGRVGGPDLAAKNLLVDLGLRNMPGIAEAGTLTEGRWPDPGARADQPVQVALAAEVARKLNLRVGSRLTLARTPPAEGGAAYPPEMAEAIPDPVPISVVGVFEPREPADGIWQGLPPILRVVEPQKDGQPFIALGVVDRAAMDRLSDLGWGLRFGWRYRLVADGIDARDVPGLIDSFQRMGQRAQGFTFVQGLDLPLREFMAAVAAARTVLAVIATGVLATLAGLVVLATGLTVRRRRTEFTLLRARGGAATSGARRSLTESLLVVLPAAAFGWLLGNLAPGAPGNTAATALVAAILATLALPVATLAAPTGVAGRRDLIKLRPSARRITVEAGLLLLAGLAVVLLRRRGLILGEIDPLLVAVPVLLAVAAAVLAVRLYPWPLRLLSRLAARARGSVAFLGTARAGRAMVTTPLVVVVLAIATAAFCAVVAAGIETSRDGAASRQVPADALIRGERIAPETGAELERLPGVRAAAPVLQEAGERLASDAIGRDARLGEVNVLLVDGPAMARVVRESEVGVTVPAVLLAPGGQPGPLPAVVSPAVAADLAAAGLDRSAFVAVQGQRYEFRVAEQADSFPMLRAESGRFVILPWQSLPRRDTAAVPTGFLVAGDDLDVGELRGVGNEGQRRFQKGGTVTGGDPPREVEVRTWAETRRQLGEGSANGVLVFGFVAGAAGGTVLGLLAIAFVVLAGARARGQVLSRLRTLGLSRRQWRGLLLVELGPLVGVAVLTGALVGALLPLLLTPVLGLSTFTSGAPVRVAFEPRLVAAIVALGAVALGFAVAVEALNNRRLRLGEVLRLGEES